The following proteins come from a genomic window of Miscanthus floridulus cultivar M001 chromosome 2, ASM1932011v1, whole genome shotgun sequence:
- the LOC136539087 gene encoding histone acetyltransferase GCN5-like, giving the protein MDGLAAPSPSHSGATSGGGASHRKRKLPPSSLSDATADEDDDTTAPSSPSTAPSSPSRPSSPSSSHSDDDDDDDSLHTFNAARLDGAPGGGSASGRPPKPDSSSVSAAAAAAAAAAGGGPKPEPGSATAGDGKEDPKGLFTDNLQTSGAYSAREEGLKREEDSGRLKFLCYSNDGVDEHMIWLVGLKNIFARQLPNMPKEYIVRLVMDRTHKSMMVIRNNIVVGGITYRPYASQRFGEIAFCAITADEQVKGYGTRLMNHLKQHARDADGLTHFLTYADNNAVGYFVKQGFTKEITLDKERWQGYIKDYDGGILMECKIDPKLPYVDLATMIRRQRQAIDEKIRELSNCHIVYPGIDFQKKEAGIPRRLIKPEDIPGLREAGWTPDQWGHSKSRSAFSPDYNTYRQQLTNLMRTLLKNLSEHPDAWPFKEPVDSRDVPDYYDIIKDPIDLKTMLRRVDSDQYYVTLEMFVADMKRMFNNARTYNSPDTIYYKCATRLENFFSTKIASLVTQASTKN; this is encoded by the exons ATGGACGGCCTCGCGGCGCCGTCGCCGTCCCACTCCGGCGCCACCTCCGGCGGCGGGGCCTCCCACCGCAAGCGGAAGCTCCCCCCGTCGTCGCTCTCCGACGCCACcgccgacgaggacgacgacaccACCGCGCCGTCATCCCCCTCCACGGCCCCATCCTCGCCCTCCCGCCCGTCCTCTCCATCTTCCTCACActccgacgatgacgacgacgacgactcgcTCCACACGTTCAATGCCGCGCGCCTCGACGGCGCGCCGGGTGGGGGCTCCGCCTCCGGCCGTCCTCCGAAGCCGGATTCCTCATCAGTGTCTgctgcggcggccgccgccgcggctgcgGCGGGCGGAGGGCCCAAGCCGGAGCCCGGCTCGGCGACCGCAGGCGACGGGAAGGAGGACCCAAAGGGGTTGTTCACGGACAACCTTCAGACCAGCGGCGCGTACAGCGCCCGTGAGGAGGGCCTCAAACGCGAG GAAGATTCGGGAAGGCTAAAATTTCTCTGTTATTCTAACGATGGTGTTGATGAACACATGATATG GTTGGTAGGTTTGAAGAATATCTTCGCCCGGCAGCTTCCTAATATGCCCAAAGAATATATTGTGCGCCTTGTCATGGATAG AACGCACAAGTCAATGATGGTTATCAGGAACAATATTGTCGTGGGAGGCATTACTTATCGCCCTTATGCAAG CCAGAGGTTTGGAGAAATAGCGTTTTGTGCTATCACAGCTGATGAGCAAGTTAAAGGCTATGGAACAAGATTAATGAATCATTTGAAGCAACATGCACGGGATGCTGATGGGCTCACACATTTCTTAACCTATGCTGATAATAATGCTGTTGGCTATTTTGTAAAGCAG GGTTTCACAAAGGAGATCACATTGGACAAAGAAAGATGGCAAGG GTACATTAAAGACTATGATGGAGGAATATTGATGGAGTGTAAAATTGACCCAAAGCTGCCATATGTTGATCTGGCAACAATGATTCGACGTCAAAGGCAG GCCATTGATGAGAAGATTAGAGAGCTTTCTAACTGCCATATTGTTTATCCAGGAATTGATTTTCAGAAG AAAGAAGCTGGCATTCCAAGAAGACTGATAAAGCCAGAAGATATCCCTGGTCTGA GGGAAGCTGGGTGGACGCCTGATCAGTGGGGTCATTCTAAATCACGATCAGCATTCTCCCCAGACTATAATACTTACAGGCAACAACTTACTAACCTTATGCGGACATTGTTGAAG AATCTGAGTGAACATCCTGATGCTTGGCCATTTAAAGAGCCTGTGGATTCACGAGATGTTCCAGACTATTATGATATCATCAAAGATCCTATTG ATTTAAAGACGATGTTAAGAAGAGTCGACTCTGATCAATATTATGTGACCCTAGAGATGTTTGTAGCCGACATGAAGAGAATGTTCAACAATGCAAGAACTTACAATTCTCCAGATACTATCTATTACAAATGTGCGACACG GCTTGAAAATTTCTTCTCGACCAAAATTGCTTCACTGGTTACACAAGCCTCAACCAAGAACTAG